A stretch of Rubinisphaera margarita DNA encodes these proteins:
- a CDS encoding DUF1552 domain-containing protein, protein MMHTQHALNRRGFLRSAGACLTLPWLECLVERSWAGAGEPTPPRRMIAIMTDLGIVPEYFFPEAPGRDFKLTPYLQVLAEHRDQFTVFSGLSHPEVTGGHQTDLCFLTGAPHPRKPGFKNSISLDQYAAMIQGPVTRFPSLTLRVGPSNKSLSYSADGVAIPSEFRPSSIYRQLFLQGSPREVEAQIARLREGQSLMDQFEGRLQSLERKAGKRDRQRLDQFLTSVREVEQRLEASEAWEQKPKPRVDVEMPKDNLDPTALVERTRAIYDLSRLAIETDSTRLITVFVTQQFNPKVDLPGVEMPHHALTHQMSLEESREQLRLVEEAQFGELNRLLTGLRGVGEGSATMLDQTMVLYGSNLGNASRHDTTNLPVLLAGGGFRHGQHLAFSRKNNYPLANLYVSMLQRMGIETDRFSSGMGTMTGLDFA, encoded by the coding sequence ATGATGCACACTCAGCACGCACTCAACCGCCGTGGATTCCTCCGATCGGCCGGAGCCTGTCTGACGCTGCCCTGGCTCGAATGTCTGGTGGAACGCAGCTGGGCCGGCGCGGGCGAACCAACGCCACCGCGCCGAATGATCGCCATCATGACCGATCTCGGAATTGTGCCGGAATATTTCTTCCCGGAAGCACCCGGTCGCGATTTCAAATTGACGCCCTACCTGCAAGTCCTTGCCGAACATCGCGATCAGTTCACGGTCTTCTCTGGCCTGTCGCATCCCGAAGTAACCGGCGGCCACCAGACAGATCTCTGCTTCCTCACCGGGGCGCCCCATCCACGAAAGCCGGGCTTCAAGAACTCGATTTCGCTCGACCAGTACGCCGCCATGATTCAGGGTCCGGTGACGCGCTTCCCGAGTCTGACGCTGCGCGTCGGTCCCTCCAACAAGTCGCTGTCCTACTCCGCCGACGGCGTGGCGATTCCGAGTGAGTTTCGGCCTTCGTCGATTTACCGTCAGCTGTTCCTGCAGGGATCTCCGCGCGAAGTCGAAGCCCAGATCGCCCGGCTCCGCGAGGGCCAGAGCCTGATGGATCAATTCGAAGGCCGACTGCAGTCTCTCGAACGGAAAGCCGGCAAGCGAGATCGCCAGCGGCTCGATCAGTTTCTCACGTCCGTCCGCGAGGTCGAACAGCGGCTCGAAGCGAGCGAAGCCTGGGAGCAGAAGCCAAAGCCCAGGGTCGATGTGGAGATGCCAAAGGACAATCTCGACCCAACGGCTCTCGTCGAGCGGACGCGGGCAATTTACGATCTGTCACGGCTCGCGATCGAGACCGATTCGACGCGGTTGATCACGGTTTTTGTGACGCAACAGTTCAATCCCAAGGTCGATCTGCCCGGCGTCGAAATGCCTCACCATGCGTTGACGCATCAGATGAGTCTCGAAGAATCGCGGGAGCAGTTGCGGCTTGTCGAAGAAGCCCAATTCGGGGAACTGAACCGTCTGTTGACCGGGCTCCGCGGAGTCGGGGAAGGATCGGCGACGATGCTCGATCAGACCATGGTGCTCTACGGCAGTAACCTCGGCAATGCTTCGCGGCACGATACGACGAACCTGCCGGTCCTGCTCGCCGGCGGCGGATTCCGGCATGGCCAGCATCTGGCGTTTTCGCGGAAGAACAACTACCCGCTGGCGAATCTCTACGTCAGCATGCTGCAGCGGATGGGCATCGAGACCGACCGGTTCTCATCCGGCATGGGGACGATGACCGGGCTCGATTTCGCCTGA
- a CDS encoding beta-propeller domain-containing protein, with translation MIRRNAVLLLLFSLSTPFFSHAAEPDVRHSFLTADSSKNLIAIIGDDSQLQWSHQIGPLHDLHLLENGNVLFQDNWTHIVEMNPDTNQVVWEFTAGQNTDRKVEVHAFERLANGNTMVVESGTSRILEVDPNGKVVKTIPLQVKEPHHHRDTRLVRKLDSGNYLVCHEGEGLVAEYNADGKIVWQYKVPLFGEKPRKGHGVEGYGNQCFAALRLKNGNTLISTGNGHRVIEVTPKKEIVWSLEQNELPGIQLAWVTTLQVLPNGNIVLGNCHAGPENPQIIEVTRDKKVVWSFKDFDRFGNALTNTQILTTNGKGVN, from the coding sequence ATGATTCGCCGCAACGCCGTTCTGCTGCTTCTGTTTTCCCTGAGCACCCCGTTCTTTTCGCATGCTGCCGAACCGGATGTCCGCCATTCGTTTCTTACTGCGGACTCGTCAAAGAATCTGATCGCGATCATCGGCGACGACAGTCAACTTCAATGGAGCCATCAGATTGGTCCCCTGCACGACCTGCATCTGCTCGAGAATGGCAACGTTCTGTTCCAGGACAACTGGACGCACATTGTCGAGATGAATCCGGACACCAACCAGGTCGTATGGGAATTCACGGCCGGTCAGAATACGGATCGCAAAGTCGAAGTCCATGCCTTCGAGCGACTCGCGAACGGCAATACGATGGTCGTCGAATCAGGGACGTCGCGGATTCTGGAAGTCGATCCGAACGGGAAGGTCGTGAAGACGATCCCGTTACAGGTGAAGGAGCCGCATCATCACCGCGATACCCGGCTCGTTCGCAAGCTCGATTCCGGAAACTATCTGGTCTGCCACGAAGGCGAGGGCCTCGTCGCTGAGTACAATGCCGACGGCAAGATCGTCTGGCAGTACAAGGTGCCGCTCTTCGGCGAAAAGCCGCGCAAAGGTCACGGCGTCGAAGGATACGGCAACCAGTGTTTCGCAGCCCTGCGACTCAAGAATGGCAACACGCTCATATCGACCGGGAACGGCCATCGTGTGATTGAAGTGACGCCGAAGAAAGAGATCGTCTGGTCGCTCGAACAGAACGAACTGCCCGGCATTCAATTGGCGTGGGTGACAACACTGCAGGTTCTTCCAAATGGCAATATCGTGCTCGGAAACTGTCACGCCGGTCCGGAGAACCCGCAGATCATCGAAGTGACACGGGACAAGAAGGTCGTCTGGTCGTTCAAGGATTTTGACCGTTTCGGGAACGCGCTGACCAACACGCAGATTCTGACAACCAACGGCAAAGGCGTAAATTAA
- the ypfJ gene encoding KPN_02809 family neutral zinc metallopeptidase, translating into MRLGRIRRSGNVQDRRAMGPKKVAAGGGLGLLLMVGLIFLSGGNLGDVLQFVVRNQANVQNQPAPLNPQQQAEQDEQAVFVSKVLALTEDVWSELFSEYGRAYQPPQLELFRGTTQTACGHGAAAMGPFYCPADSMVYIDLSFYDQLRDELNSPGDFAQAYVIAHEVGHHVQNLLGYSDLVQRARMQSSEEEANQMSVRLELQADYLAGVWAHHAQQQFQVLESGDVEEGLNAARQIGDDMLQKKSRGVIVPEQFTHGTSAQRVRWFREGLRSGDPSKATLDQFFDSSYSSL; encoded by the coding sequence ATGCGACTTGGCCGGATTCGTCGAAGTGGGAACGTTCAGGACCGGCGGGCCATGGGCCCGAAGAAAGTCGCCGCCGGCGGAGGCCTGGGGCTTCTGCTGATGGTTGGTCTGATTTTTCTCTCGGGCGGCAACCTGGGCGATGTTCTTCAATTCGTCGTTCGGAATCAGGCAAACGTTCAGAATCAGCCGGCTCCGCTCAATCCCCAGCAGCAGGCCGAGCAGGATGAACAGGCGGTCTTTGTCAGCAAAGTGCTGGCGTTGACCGAGGATGTCTGGTCGGAACTCTTCTCGGAATATGGGCGCGCCTATCAGCCCCCTCAACTCGAGTTGTTCCGGGGCACCACGCAGACGGCCTGCGGACATGGAGCAGCCGCAATGGGTCCCTTCTACTGCCCGGCCGATTCGATGGTCTACATCGATCTGTCGTTCTACGACCAGCTGCGGGATGAGCTGAACTCGCCGGGGGACTTCGCTCAAGCGTATGTGATTGCGCACGAGGTCGGGCATCACGTGCAGAATCTTCTCGGTTATTCCGATCTCGTCCAGCGGGCCAGAATGCAGTCGTCGGAAGAGGAAGCGAATCAGATGTCGGTCCGACTCGAACTGCAGGCCGACTATCTTGCCGGCGTTTGGGCCCATCATGCTCAACAGCAGTTTCAGGTGCTCGAAAGCGGCGATGTTGAAGAGGGCCTCAACGCGGCTCGTCAGATTGGCGACGACATGCTGCAGAAGAAATCTCGCGGCGTCATCGTTCCTGAACAGTTCACACACGGCACATCAGCTCAGCGTGTTCGCTGGTTCCGGGAAGGCCTGCGTTCGGGAGACCCTTCGAAGGCGACCCTCGATCAGTTTTTCGATTCGTCTTATTCCTCGCTCTGA
- a CDS encoding cation:proton antiporter → MLQLLESPLIYLTGLFVLGITAQWLAWRLKLPAILLLLTFGFLANLVVDPTVIIDDKLLFPIVSLSVAIILFDGGLSLRLAELKNTSKALTRLVSVGCLITWILGTVFAKLIFESWWVCALAGAIYTVTGPTVIGPLLRHVRPNATVTSVAKWEGIVIDPIGALLAVLVSTAIASSSVAEATVDIIISLGAAVAISTVVGFITAYILIVMIRKHLIPDYLQSPLMLMSVLASYTLSNVMLAESGLATVTVLGILMANQRSVSIGHLIEFKENLGVLLISVLFILLASRYPFMELLELGWPAVLFLALMIVIVRPLAVMISTYGTNLKWKERIFLSMLAPRGIVAAAVSSVFALELSHLAHVEHTPESVAMLADLSKLVPLTFVVIVGTVAFYGLTAGPLARYLGLSELNPQGILIAGADHVARAVAGAVNKEGFRVLLVDTNHENIKSARMLGLPAVNASILSEYAREELNLGGIGRFLALTPNDQVNMLAALEFHEIFERADLFQLKPNVSEKHRQALSHQSKRARYVFSGGTTYRTISDLITDGSVVKSTKLTSEFPYSAFVKKYGAQAVPLFVISESRKLEILTDEDRSEPQPGETLIALVPDLTYAKVAEKLTSTAEAKTNSESSNPPS, encoded by the coding sequence ATGCTCCAGTTGCTCGAGTCTCCTCTGATTTATCTGACCGGCCTGTTCGTGCTGGGCATTACGGCGCAGTGGCTGGCCTGGCGTTTGAAGCTGCCGGCGATTCTGCTGCTGCTCACGTTCGGCTTTCTGGCCAATCTTGTTGTCGATCCGACCGTGATCATCGACGACAAGCTGCTTTTCCCGATCGTCTCGCTCTCGGTGGCCATCATTCTGTTTGATGGGGGACTCAGTCTCCGGCTCGCCGAGTTGAAGAACACGTCGAAGGCGCTCACACGACTCGTGTCCGTCGGCTGCCTGATCACCTGGATTCTGGGCACCGTGTTCGCGAAGCTGATCTTTGAAAGCTGGTGGGTCTGCGCACTGGCCGGGGCGATTTATACCGTGACCGGCCCGACGGTCATTGGCCCGCTGCTTCGGCACGTGCGACCGAATGCAACAGTGACCTCGGTCGCGAAGTGGGAAGGGATCGTGATCGATCCGATCGGTGCCCTGCTCGCTGTGCTGGTCTCGACGGCGATCGCCTCGAGCAGCGTTGCCGAAGCAACGGTCGACATCATCATCAGCCTGGGAGCGGCGGTCGCCATTTCTACCGTCGTCGGTTTCATCACCGCTTACATCCTGATCGTGATGATCCGCAAGCATTTGATTCCGGACTATCTGCAGAGCCCGCTGATGCTGATGAGCGTGCTCGCGTCTTACACCCTCTCGAACGTCATGCTGGCCGAATCAGGACTGGCGACCGTAACCGTGCTCGGAATTCTGATGGCCAATCAGCGGAGCGTGTCGATCGGGCATCTGATCGAGTTCAAGGAGAACCTCGGAGTTCTGCTGATTTCCGTGCTCTTCATTCTGCTGGCTTCGCGGTATCCGTTCATGGAACTCCTGGAACTGGGCTGGCCAGCTGTTCTGTTCCTGGCTTTGATGATCGTCATTGTCCGCCCCCTTGCCGTCATGATCTCGACCTACGGAACGAACCTGAAATGGAAAGAACGTATCTTTCTCTCGATGCTGGCTCCCCGCGGGATTGTCGCCGCCGCCGTTTCGAGTGTGTTCGCTCTCGAACTTTCCCACCTGGCTCATGTGGAACACACGCCTGAATCTGTCGCAATGCTGGCAGATCTTTCCAAGCTTGTGCCGCTGACATTCGTGGTGATCGTGGGTACGGTCGCCTTCTACGGCCTGACCGCTGGTCCGCTGGCCCGCTACCTGGGATTGTCCGAATTGAATCCTCAGGGAATCCTCATTGCGGGAGCCGATCATGTTGCTCGCGCTGTGGCCGGTGCGGTCAACAAGGAAGGCTTTCGCGTCCTTCTGGTGGATACCAATCACGAGAACATCAAGTCGGCTCGCATGCTCGGCCTGCCAGCCGTGAACGCCAGCATTCTTTCCGAGTATGCCCGGGAAGAGCTGAACCTGGGCGGCATCGGTCGCTTTCTCGCGCTCACGCCGAACGATCAGGTCAACATGCTGGCCGCGCTGGAGTTTCACGAAATCTTCGAACGAGCCGATCTGTTTCAGCTGAAGCCGAACGTCTCCGAGAAGCATCGCCAGGCTCTGTCGCATCAGTCGAAGCGGGCGCGGTACGTCTTTTCCGGAGGGACGACGTATCGCACGATCAGCGATTTGATTACCGATGGCAGCGTCGTGAAGTCGACCAAGCTGACTTCTGAATTCCCGTACTCGGCCTTCGTGAAGAAGTACGGAGCCCAGGCGGTGCCGCTGTTCGTGATTTCAGAGTCCCGCAAGCTGGAAATTCTGACCGATGAAGATCGCTCGGAACCGCAGCCCGGAGAAACGCTGATCGCTCTTGTTCCCGATCTGACCTACGCTAAAGTAGCAGAAAAGCTGACCTCTACGGCGGAAGCGAAAACGAATTCGGAAAGTTCGAATCCGCCCTCGTAA
- a CDS encoding PH domain-containing protein, protein MTEQNTQQQDPSFEVPTLRLTPDLTRSIIVLVFSVIFLAAGIEMVGQGNMAGWFLVTLFTLSIIASLSVILPGACYLEVDPAGVTVASGFRRKTYRWDQVERIGLFEIGMIRRVGVDLNKRYTGPERVPNYDKSASGFHVALPPMSGMEPEKLLDVMQQCMKASGVEMKV, encoded by the coding sequence ATGACTGAACAGAACACTCAACAGCAGGACCCGTCGTTCGAGGTCCCGACCTTACGACTGACCCCCGATCTGACCCGCAGCATTATTGTGCTGGTTTTCTCGGTCATCTTTCTGGCCGCCGGCATTGAGATGGTCGGCCAGGGCAACATGGCGGGCTGGTTTCTCGTGACGTTGTTCACACTCTCGATCATCGCCTCTCTGAGCGTGATCCTGCCGGGCGCCTGCTATCTGGAAGTCGATCCCGCCGGCGTGACGGTTGCCTCGGGATTCCGGCGTAAAACGTATCGCTGGGATCAGGTCGAACGCATTGGCCTGTTCGAAATCGGCATGATCCGCCGTGTCGGCGTCGATCTCAATAAGCGCTATACCGGTCCCGAACGAGTGCCCAACTACGACAAATCGGCCTCGGGATTCCACGTCGCTCTGCCCCCCATGTCGGGGATGGAACCGGAGAAACTCCTGGACGTGATGCAGCAGTGCATGAAAGCCTCTGGCGTCGAAATGAAGGTCTGA
- a CDS encoding carboxylesterase family protein: MSAISSLFRKLTDFAAPLGVVLGFLLTAGTAQAGEVVMRSGYRFEFEGKAVPVQALTIEQIRGAAQGPIVGYPFTMFEDPARRTYLPQALVSEVQLGDIPVDEFNVRIPPGPKSVMFGSIGGFTIPPTPFSEFGRRIVSLNTPNGNLEIIQAISKLKPDFITLTALKQNWEYSISSREIPPDVIRATISNATNFNDDNHEDRLAVVRYFLDAGMLSRAQLELDGIEKDFEDMEARVRELRLMIRQLEAAEYLKEFRSRLDAGQFELVARLSPRFPRNDISEATLAAVDQMMADHETAHEKMDRVRAGLSRLQAEVKDAAHLERFQDMRWVVDRRLSRNTLERMSPFLQTIDDPTLSAEEKLALAYSGWVVGPALADTDPLKAISLWDARDRVRDYLQSANSLRQQDILDSLMRLEGIGPEAMAAIVGLLGPVFETPVYREGQSLTMQTMRVGTSIPYEILLPAEYSPDRSYPVIMALHMAGMSPKAELDWWGGTTISGPAHRNGYIVIAPSLQGEKTGASDLHERVLEVLRDARRRFHVDSDRVFLTGHGSGADLALDLGMAHPSHFAGLVSIGGRLNEYAHHYWENCEELPCYYVMGELDGDLFAANSSDITRQVKNSYDVVLVQYKQRGNEDYREELPRIFDWMGLQRRGDQPIELERVTMRPGDNRFDWIEFSGLPANIIEPRLSRTGRVIPASPLPIEGTITPGNNIYLKAGVSQLTVWLSPELVRYDERVKVSWKGRTMFNDFPEMNISTMLEQVYTTGDRSRLYWTRIDL, translated from the coding sequence ATGAGTGCGATTTCTTCGCTGTTCCGCAAGCTTACTGATTTCGCCGCCCCGCTCGGGGTCGTTCTCGGCTTTCTACTGACTGCCGGGACGGCGCAGGCTGGCGAAGTGGTGATGCGGAGCGGCTACCGCTTCGAGTTTGAGGGCAAAGCGGTCCCCGTTCAGGCTCTCACCATCGAACAGATTAGAGGGGCCGCACAGGGCCCGATCGTCGGGTATCCGTTCACGATGTTCGAAGATCCCGCCCGCCGGACGTATCTGCCGCAGGCTCTCGTCTCCGAAGTGCAACTCGGTGATATTCCGGTTGATGAGTTCAACGTTCGCATTCCTCCCGGCCCCAAGTCAGTGATGTTTGGCAGTATCGGCGGCTTCACAATTCCGCCGACGCCGTTCTCCGAATTCGGGCGACGAATCGTCTCGCTGAATACGCCCAATGGAAACCTGGAGATCATTCAGGCGATTTCAAAACTGAAGCCGGACTTCATCACGCTGACGGCTCTCAAGCAGAACTGGGAATACAGCATCAGCTCCCGGGAGATCCCGCCGGACGTGATTCGGGCGACCATATCGAACGCGACCAACTTCAACGACGACAATCACGAAGACCGCCTCGCGGTGGTGCGATATTTTCTCGATGCCGGAATGCTCTCGCGAGCTCAGCTGGAACTCGATGGCATCGAGAAAGATTTCGAAGACATGGAAGCGCGCGTCCGCGAACTCCGGCTGATGATTCGCCAGCTGGAAGCAGCGGAGTATCTGAAAGAGTTCCGCTCCCGACTCGATGCCGGTCAGTTTGAGCTTGTGGCCCGGCTGTCGCCTCGCTTCCCGCGAAACGATATCAGCGAAGCGACACTGGCGGCTGTTGATCAGATGATGGCCGACCATGAGACTGCTCACGAGAAGATGGATCGAGTGCGGGCAGGGCTCTCGCGACTCCAGGCCGAGGTGAAAGACGCCGCGCACCTCGAACGGTTTCAGGACATGCGCTGGGTTGTCGACCGACGGCTTTCGCGAAACACGCTCGAACGGATGTCGCCGTTTCTGCAGACAATCGACGACCCCACGCTCTCGGCTGAAGAGAAACTCGCGCTCGCCTATTCCGGCTGGGTCGTGGGCCCTGCACTGGCCGATACCGATCCGCTGAAGGCGATCAGCCTCTGGGATGCCCGTGATCGCGTTCGCGATTACCTGCAGTCCGCCAACTCGCTGCGGCAGCAGGACATTCTCGATTCCCTGATGCGACTCGAAGGCATTGGGCCGGAGGCAATGGCCGCGATCGTCGGTCTTCTCGGCCCGGTCTTCGAGACGCCGGTTTACCGTGAAGGTCAATCGCTGACGATGCAGACAATGCGAGTCGGCACCTCAATTCCGTACGAGATTCTGCTTCCGGCCGAGTATTCTCCGGATCGCAGCTATCCCGTGATCATGGCGCTGCACATGGCGGGCATGTCCCCCAAGGCCGAACTCGACTGGTGGGGTGGAACAACGATCTCCGGCCCTGCTCATCGCAACGGCTACATCGTCATCGCACCGTCCCTGCAGGGCGAAAAGACCGGGGCCAGCGATCTGCATGAACGCGTCCTCGAAGTCCTCCGCGACGCCCGCCGACGGTTCCATGTCGATTCCGATCGCGTGTTTCTGACCGGACATGGTTCCGGAGCGGATCTGGCTCTCGACCTCGGTATGGCTCATCCGTCGCATTTCGCCGGACTGGTTTCCATCGGCGGGCGGCTCAACGAATACGCTCACCATTACTGGGAGAACTGCGAGGAGCTTCCCTGTTACTACGTGATGGGCGAACTGGATGGCGACCTGTTTGCCGCCAACTCCAGCGATATCACCCGGCAGGTTAAGAACAGCTACGATGTGGTTCTCGTGCAGTACAAGCAGCGGGGCAACGAAGATTACCGCGAAGAGTTGCCGCGGATTTTTGACTGGATGGGTCTGCAGCGTCGCGGCGACCAGCCGATCGAACTGGAACGAGTGACGATGCGGCCCGGCGATAACCGCTTCGACTGGATCGAGTTCTCCGGCCTGCCCGCCAATATCATCGAGCCGCGACTCTCTCGCACCGGCCGCGTGATTCCGGCCAGTCCGCTGCCGATCGAAGGAACCATCACGCCCGGCAACAACATTTACCTCAAAGCTGGGGTAAGCCAGCTGACCGTGTGGCTGTCACCGGAACTTGTCCGTTATGACGAACGGGTCAAAGTCAGCTGGAAGGGCCGCACGATGTTCAACGACTTCCCCGAAATGAACATCTCCACGATGCTGGAACAGGTCTACACAACAGGCGACCGCTCCCGGTTGTACTGGACGCGGATTGATCTGTAG
- a CDS encoding isocitrate/isopropylmalate dehydrogenase family protein, which yields MYKVTLIPGDGVGPEIAEATRKVIDATGVKIEWDHQECGIEVIEAEGGVPDRVMDSIRSNKVALKAPITTPIGKGFRSVNVFLRQELGLYACVRPCKSYPGMDTRFADAGVDLVLVRENSEDLYAGVEFQAGEEKTAQLIKTINEFATGKKINTSPETTGVSIKPISREGTCEIANFAFDYAIRTKRKSVTSVCKANIMKYTDGLWYDVSREVALAYGAKFEWDELANGVQPTPELVGNVKDGSGLTYMERLIDNMCMQLVMKPDLYDVIVTQNLYGDILSDLCAGLVGGLGVAPGANIGPDAAIFEATHGSAPKYAGQNKVNPTALILSGKLMLEYLGELEAAEKLDRAIGAVIVEGKDVTYDLKKDRNDPTAVGTQEMAEAICRKMAELG from the coding sequence ATGTACAAAGTCACTTTGATTCCTGGTGATGGAGTCGGACCGGAAATTGCGGAAGCCACTCGTAAGGTGATCGACGCCACAGGTGTCAAAATTGAGTGGGACCACCAGGAATGCGGAATCGAAGTGATCGAAGCCGAAGGTGGTGTGCCCGATCGAGTTATGGATTCGATCCGCTCCAATAAAGTCGCCCTGAAGGCCCCGATTACCACGCCGATTGGCAAGGGATTCCGCAGCGTCAACGTGTTCCTCCGCCAGGAACTTGGCCTGTACGCCTGTGTTCGTCCCTGCAAAAGCTATCCCGGAATGGACACCCGCTTCGCCGACGCTGGCGTCGACCTCGTGCTCGTCCGTGAGAATTCCGAAGACCTTTACGCAGGCGTGGAGTTCCAGGCAGGTGAGGAAAAGACCGCTCAGCTGATCAAAACGATCAACGAGTTCGCGACCGGCAAGAAGATCAATACTTCTCCGGAAACGACCGGCGTCAGCATCAAGCCGATCAGCCGCGAGGGAACCTGCGAAATCGCCAATTTCGCCTTCGATTACGCCATCCGCACCAAGCGGAAGTCGGTCACTTCGGTCTGTAAGGCCAACATCATGAAGTACACCGACGGCCTCTGGTACGACGTTTCCCGCGAAGTCGCTCTCGCTTACGGGGCCAAGTTCGAATGGGATGAACTCGCCAACGGCGTGCAGCCGACTCCGGAACTGGTCGGCAACGTCAAGGACGGCAGCGGCCTGACCTACATGGAACGTTTGATCGACAACATGTGCATGCAGCTGGTGATGAAGCCGGATCTGTATGACGTCATCGTGACGCAGAACCTGTACGGCGACATCCTGAGCGACCTGTGTGCCGGTCTCGTCGGCGGACTGGGCGTGGCTCCTGGAGCCAATATTGGCCCGGATGCCGCCATCTTCGAAGCAACCCACGGCTCGGCTCCGAAATACGCCGGTCAGAACAAGGTCAACCCGACCGCTCTGATCCTCTCCGGCAAGCTGATGCTCGAATATCTCGGCGAACTCGAAGCCGCCGAGAAACTCGACCGCGCCATCGGAGCCGTCATCGTCGAAGGCAAGGACGTGACCTACGACCTGAAGAAGGATCGCAACGATCCGACCGCTGTCGGCACCCAGGAAATGGCCGAGGCCATCTGCCGCAAAATGGCCGAACTCGGCTAA
- a CDS encoding DUF1571 domain-containing protein, with protein MTRENRGSKPEASNSLRNVLAAMLTCGVVAGMYYSYQPASADDLPPVEDRISRLDSKVLVTPSVPSLQDVVPTPQDRMEAADEAPKLNADQLALKKAIDMLHVGVDRLDNVDNYSFVFDRQERIDGELRENQQIQVKLRHAPFSVYMQWLTGDRGRELLYTENQNENRMLVKLGGLKGRFIPTLKLDPNGDQAKSESRHPITQAGLVNLAREIIKNRRNDLEAAQTPRCVVEEGHSFNDRPCTRLFLEYASKEQSPVYRKTITLIDDELSLPVYVRNYTWPNENMVDIEQETLIECYAFSEIQFERQLADATWERENPDYRFR; from the coding sequence ATGACGAGAGAAAATCGAGGTTCTAAACCCGAAGCCTCCAACTCTCTGCGAAACGTCCTTGCAGCCATGCTGACTTGCGGAGTCGTGGCCGGGATGTATTACAGTTATCAACCCGCCAGTGCAGACGATCTGCCGCCGGTGGAAGACCGAATCAGTCGTCTCGACAGCAAGGTGCTTGTCACGCCTTCCGTCCCCTCTCTTCAGGATGTCGTCCCGACTCCACAGGACCGGATGGAAGCCGCCGATGAGGCTCCAAAGCTGAACGCCGATCAACTCGCGTTGAAGAAGGCGATCGACATGCTTCACGTCGGCGTGGACCGGCTCGACAACGTCGACAACTACTCGTTTGTCTTCGATCGCCAGGAACGAATCGATGGAGAACTGCGCGAGAACCAGCAGATTCAGGTCAAACTACGTCACGCCCCCTTCTCCGTCTACATGCAATGGCTGACCGGTGATCGCGGACGCGAACTGCTCTACACGGAAAACCAGAACGAAAACCGGATGCTGGTGAAGCTCGGCGGACTCAAAGGCCGATTCATTCCGACACTCAAGCTCGATCCGAATGGGGACCAGGCAAAGTCGGAATCACGTCACCCGATCACTCAGGCCGGGCTGGTGAATCTGGCTCGCGAAATCATCAAGAACCGCCGCAATGATCTCGAAGCCGCCCAGACACCGCGATGCGTTGTCGAAGAGGGCCATTCCTTCAACGACCGCCCCTGCACGCGGCTCTTCCTGGAGTACGCATCCAAGGAGCAGTCGCCGGTTTATCGGAAGACGATCACCCTGATCGACGACGAGCTGAGCCTTCCGGTCTATGTCCGCAACTACACCTGGCCCAACGAGAACATGGTCGACATCGAGCAGGAAACGCTGATCGAGTGCTATGCCTTCAGCGAGATCCAGTTCGAACGCCAGCTGGCCGATGCGACCTGGGAACGAGAAAACCCGGACTACCGATTCCGCTAG